From the Lathyrus oleraceus cultivar Zhongwan6 chromosome 4, CAAS_Psat_ZW6_1.0, whole genome shotgun sequence genome, one window contains:
- the LOC127075008 gene encoding glycine-rich cell wall structural protein-like produces the protein MIISKVLSIVFFVVLCLGVCSAARTLISIGLGHEINGGFHGDIGVSGGEGGVHAGVDDHGGGAGGGGGGGSGGGGGGGGEYGGSIVVVGGGGATEGGEYGGGAGKGSGEGASHGGGYLGGGGSGSGRGGGGGATERGGYGGGVREGSGGGATHGGGYAGGGGGGSGGGGGGATEEGGYGGGAGKGGGEGIGGGATHGGGYAGGGGGGSGGGGGGGAAEGGGYGGGAGKGGGEGFGGGATPGGGYAGGGGGGNGGGGGGGAGGAGGGYGGGEGGGAGGGSDGEYGGGYGGGGGSGGGRGGAGGAHGGGYGGGEGAGGGYGGGAAGGGGAGGGSGGGGGGGSAHGGGYGGGSGGGEGGGHGGYYP, from the coding sequence ATGATAATTTCAAAAGTTTTAAGTATTGTTTTCTTTGTGGTGTTGTGTTTAGGAGTATGCTCTGCTGCTAGAACACTTATTAGCATTGGTTTGGGTCATGAAATTAATGGAGGTTTCCATGGTGACATTGGTGTGAGTGGTGGTGAAGGTGGAGTACATGCTGGTGTAGATGATCATGGAGGAGGAGCCGGTGGAGGTGGAGGTGGAGGTTcaggtggtggtggtggtggtggtggtgaaTATGGAGGAagtattgttgttgttggtggtggtggTGCAACTGAAGGTGGTGAATATGGTGGAGGAGCTGGCAAAGGAAGTGGAGAAGGTGCATCACATGGTGGTGGTTATTTAGGTGGTGGAGGAAGTGGTAGTGGTAGAGGCGGAGGTGGTGGTGCAACTGAAAGGGGTGGATATGGTGGAGGAGTTAGGGAAGGAAGTGGTGGAGGTGCAACACATGGTGGTGGTTATGCTGGTGGTGGAGGAGGTGGTAGTGGTGGAGGTGGTGGTGGTGCAACTGAAGAGGGTGGATATGGTGGAGGAGCTGGAAAAGGAGGTGGGGAAGGAATTGGTGGAGGTGCAACACATGGTGGTGGTTATGCTGGTGGTGGAGGAGGTGGTAGTGGTGGAGGCGGAGGTGGTGGTGCAGCTGAAGGTGGTGGATATGGTGGAGGAGCTGGAAAAGGAGGCGGGGAAGGGTTTGGTGGAGGTGCAACACCTGGTGGCGGTTATGCTGGTGGTGGAGGAGGTGGCAATGGTGGAGGTGGAGGTGGTGGTGCAGGAGGTGCTGGTGGTGGTTATGGAGGAGGGGAAGGAGGCGGAGCAGGGGGTGGATCCGATGGAGAATATGGAGGAGGATATGGAGGTGGAGGCGGAAGTGGAGGTGGCAGAGGGGGTGCCGGTGGAGCACATGGAGGCGGATATGGTGGTGGTGAAGGAGCAGGTGGTGGATATGGGGGTGGAGCAGCAGGTGGGGGTGGGGCAGGTGGCGGCTCTGGTGGGGGTGGAGGTGGTGGAAGTGCACATGGTGGAGGATATGGTGGTGGTTCCGGAGGTGGCGAAGGTGGTGGCCACGGCGGATATTATCCTTGA
- the LOC127075009 gene encoding glycine-rich cell wall structural protein 1.8, whose protein sequence is MTTSKVLSVFFFVLLGLGICSAARTLLTFGVDHGIGGGYHGDIGVSGGGGYGGGGGGGHGGVDGYGGGAGGGAGGGEYEGDGVVGGGGGGSGGGGGGGEVEGGGYSGGAGKGGGEGYGGGASHGGGYAGGGGGGSGGGGGGGAGGAGGGYGGGEGGGAGGGHGGEHGGGYGGGGGSGGGGGGGAGGAHGGGYGGGEGAGGGYGGGEAGGGGEGGGSGGGGGGGGAHGGGYGGGAGGGEGGGHGGYHP, encoded by the coding sequence ATGACAACTTCGAAAGTTCTAAGTGTTTTTTTCTTTGTGTTGTTGGGTTTGGGCATATGTTCTGCCGCTAGAACACTCCTTACCTTTGGTGTAGATCATGGCATTGGTGGAGGCTACCATGGTGACATTGGTGTGAGTGGAGGTGGAGGATATGGTGGAGGTGGAGGTGGAGGGCATGGTGGTGTTGATGGATATGGAGGAGGAGCTGGTGGAGGTGCAGGTGGTGGTGAATATGAAGGTGATGGTGTTGTTGGAGGTGGTGGAGGAGGAAGTGGAGGTGGCGGAGGTGGTGGTGAGGTTGAAGGTGGTGGATATAGTGGAGGGGCTGGAAAAGGTGGAGGGGAAGGATATGGAGGTGGTGCTTCACATGGTGGTGGTTATGCTGGTGGTGGTGGAGGTGGTAGCGGAGGTGGTGGAGGTGGTGGTGCTGGAGGTGCTGGTGGTGGTTATGGAGGTGGGGAAGGAGGCGGAGCAGGAGGTGGACATGGTGGAGAACATGGAGGTGGATATGGAGGTGGAGGTGGAAGTGGAGGTGGTGGAGGAGGGGGTGCTGGTGGAGCACATGGAGGAGGATATGGTGGTGGTGAAGGAGCAGGTGGTGGATATGGGGGTGGAGAAGCAGGTGGGGGTGGAGAAGGTGGTGGCTCTGGTGGGGGTGGTGGAGGTGGAGGTGCCCATGGTGGAGGATATGGTGGTGGTGCTGGAGGTGGCGAAGGTGGTGGCCACGGTGGATATCATCCTTGA
- the LOC127137001 gene encoding uncharacterized protein LOC127137001, whose protein sequence is MAGEQHSDHSRPLVNYNMNDGPPSHETNARDGHPSTPSPEPQNNGDASHAHNLGAETFHPIPVPVEGDAVMIAMVNALNQAGSMLHQQHERIMALEAERQEARPQPVSRIQQRSEPTKKRGRRSPEPHVSRARARRDGGRAGTSPRRGHSPDNNELSPLRSDEEDLHCPLSRAIMEAPLPKGMEKPPNLAVYDGTTDPDDHVDNVNAMLDYRNDITGHLKCRLFSTTLRKGAMAWYKSLAPESITSWRVMRSMFTRHFTASRRHPKTEATLEAIVQKKNETLRSYIERFNQEAVEVDTTEHMKKYLLERGLLPGSELSRAVGIEPPRTLNELLHKAQAYIRYEEKQVAHNARSGRNAGETEHSKREDTSISRRNGDKRREERPRELREGRGPAGRYSEYTLLTAPRERILAECINSKFKQGRVRFPKPSAPKPHTDKSKYCRFHRSHGHVTEDCVHLKDAIEILIQEGHLKQYTRKNEAPRHDEPEKKRPREDAPPDNSPYQVALCVSRPEDFFLPEPLPEGKITALSPWENFPTTLVISGGGTNGESAALSVKRKFDELLLTAPEQKATLTKYRGKSNPISFFLEELPGGSPNSGIPLLIRAKMAQFDVRRILVDQGSSVDIMYVHLFKTLKLDKTNLAPYVGSDLQGFNGATTRPWGYVELLVTFGEQETAREVKIQFLVVDCPSLYNCIFGRLTLAELTAVPSTVHLKMKYYTKLGRVVTIHGDIEAARRCYDAAVKGQAVVSTKSNCDNKKLKTEDPARGVNAIDLDCRIGLDETEEGRFPKERSLEHPVRPIPDGEFELIPLGDDPERTVKIGKGLPEETREELVACLKENSDLFAWNAAEMPGLDPEIACHKLALDRAAKPIAQRRRKQSPEKAEAAERAVKDLLEANFISEAQLGEAKRAWVEELHSVLWAYRTTPHSTTGETPFRLTYGTEAVIPVEIRAPTRRTEEPLDEEMNDETLRAELDLVEEIRSEAALRETTLKQKIALRHDAKVIKREFQVGTLVLRRNQKNPREGKLAANWEGPYRVRDKTSNGAYYLENLQGEQLARPWNAEKLRQYYS, encoded by the exons ATGGCCGGAGAACAACATAGCGATCACAGCCGTCCCCTCGTCAACTACAATATGAACGACGGCCCGCCATCCCATGAAACGAACGCTCGGGACGGTCATCCATCCACCCCGTCTCCAGAGCCCCAAAACAACGGGGATGCCTCTCACGCCCACAATTTAGGGGCAGAGACATTTCATCCCATTCCCGTTCCCGTTGAAGGAGACGCCGTAATGATTGCCATGGTGAATGCCCTCAATCAGGCCGGTTCTATGCTCCACCAGCAGCACGAACGAATCATGGCCCTCGAAGCCGAACGACAAGAGGCCCGGCCCCAGCCGGTGAGTAGGATACAACAACGTTCGGAGCCAACGAAGAAGCGAGGACGTCGCTCTCCAGAACCCCACGTCAGCAGGGCACGCGCCCGTCGTGACGGTGGTCGAGCGGGAACATCACCAAGGCGCGGACACAGCCCCGACAACAACGAACTGTCTCCCTTAAGGAGCGACGAGGAAGATTTGCATTGCCCCCTATCTCGGGCAATAATGGAAGCCCCGCTCCCCAAAGGCATGGAGAAACCACCAAACCTAGCTGTGTACGACGGGACTACAGATCCCGACGATCACGTCGACAACGTCAACGCGATGCTCGACTACCGCAATGATATAACCGGGCACCTCAAATGCCGACTGTTCTCAACGACCCTCAGGAAAGGGGCCATGGCTTGGTACAAAAGCTTGGCCCCTGAGTCCATTACGTCGTGGAGAGTCATGAGGTCCATGTTCACCAGGCACTTTACAGCTTCCCGTCGTCACCCCAAGACTGAGGCGACCCTTGAAGCCATAGtgcagaagaagaatgaaacACTGCGCTCATACATCGAGCGATTCAACCAGGAAGCTGTCGAGGTAGATACCACCGAGCACATGAAGAAGTATCTCCTCGAGAGAGGTCTCTTGCCCGGCAGTGAACTTAGCAGAGCCGTAGGGATCGAGCCTCCCCGCACCTTAAACGAGCTCCTGCATAAAGCCCAGGCCTACATCAGATACGAGGAAAAGCAGGTGGCACACAATGCCCGCAGCGGACGTAACGCTGGGGAAACCGAGCACTCAAAACGCGAGGACACGAGCATTTCCCGTCGCAACGGAGACAAACGAAGAGAAGAAAGACCTCGCGAGCTCCGGGAAGGAAGAGGCCCCGCGGGCAGATATAGCGAGTATACCTTACTGACAGCTCCTCGGGAGCGCATCCTCGCAGAATGTATCAACTCTAAATTTAAGCAGGGCAGGGTCAGGTTCCCAAAACCGTCTGCACCAAAGCCCCACACCGACAAATCAAAGTACTGCCGGTTCCACAGAAGTCACGGGCACGTGACCGAAGACTGCGTCCACCTGAAGGATGCGATAGAAATTTTAATCCAAGAGGGGCACCTGAAGCAGTATACGAGGAAGAACGAAGCTCCCAGACACGACGAGCCAGAGAAGAAGAGACCCCGGGAAGACGCACCCCCTGACAACTCTCCCTATCAAGTGGCCCTCTGCGTGTCACGACCGGAAGATTTCTTCCTCCCCGAACCATTGCCCGAGGGCAAGATCACTGCACTCAGCCCCTGGGAAAACTTCCCTACCACACTGGTGATATCAGGAGGAGGAACTAACGGGGAATCCGCGGCCCTCTCCGTCAAACGTAAGTTCGACGAACTCCTACTGACTGCCCCCGAGCAGAAAGCGACATTGACAAAATACCGGGGAAAATCCAACCCAATATCCTTCTTCCTGGAGGAACTCCCGGGCGGATCCCCGAACTCGGGCATCCCACTATTGATAAGGGCAAAGATGGCCCAATTCGACGTACGACGCATCCTGGTCGACCAAGGCAGCTCAGTGGATATCATGTACGTCCACCTCTTCAAGACTCTGAAGCTAGACAAGACCAACTTAGCCCCCTACGTCGGATCAGATCTCCAAGGATTCAACGGAGCAACAACCAGACCGTGGGGATATGTTGAGCTCCTCGTCACCTTCGGCGAACAAGAAACGGCCAGGGAAGTCAAAATCCAATTCCTGGTCGTAGACTGTCCGTCTCTCTACAATTGCATCTTTGGACGCCTGACACTGGCCGAACTCACCGCGGTCCCATCCACCGTCCACCTGAAGATGAAATACTACACCAAATTGGGACGTGTGGTCACCATCCATGGTGACATCGAAGCAGCCCGGCGATGCTACGACGCCGCAGTAAAAGGACAGGCCGTAGTCAGCACAAAGAGCAACTGCGACAACAAAAAACTCAAGACCGAGGATCCTGCCCGAGGAGTCAACGCCATCGACCTCGACTGTCGCATCGGGCTGGACGAGACCGAAGAGGGGAGGTTCCCCAAGGAACGCTCTCTCGAACACCCGGTCCGACCAATCCCCGACGGGGAGTTCGAACTCATTCCTCTTGGGGACGATCCGGAAAGGACGGTGAAGATAGGTAAGGGACTACCCGAGGAAACAAGAGAAGAGCTAGTAGCATGCCTCAAAGAGAACTCCGACCTCTTCGCGTGGAATGCCGCAGAAATGCCCGGGCTGGACCCCGAGATCGCGTGTCATAAGCTAGCTTTAGACCGGGCAGCCAAGCCCATAGCACAGCGTAGACGCAAGCAATCGCCCGAAAAGGCAGAGGCTGCCGAGCGGGCTGTAAAAGACCTCTTAGAGGCAAACTTTATTTCTGAAGCCCA ACTCGGTGAGGCAAAGAGGGCATGGGTCGAAGAGCTACATAGCGTGCTATGGGCCTACCGCACGACTCCACATTCTACCACCGGGGAAACCCCGTTCCGACTAACTTACGGCACCGAGGCAGTCATCCCGGTGGAGATACGGGCGCCAACGAGGAGGACGGAGGAGCCCCTAGACGAGGAAATGAACGATGAAACCCTTAGAGCCGAGCTCGACCTAGTCGAGGAGATACGTTCCGAAGCAGCTCTCAGGGAAACAACCCTCAAACAAAAAATAGCACTACGCCATGACGCGAAAGTCATAAAAAGAGAGTTCCAGGTCGGCACCCTGGTCCTCAGAAGAAACCAGAAAAACCCGAGAGAGGGCAAACTGGCGGCCAACTGGGAAGGCCCTTACCGCGTCCGCGACAAAACGAGCAACGGGGCCTATTACCTGGAAAACCTACAAGGAGAACAACTCGCTCGACCATGGAACGCAGAAAAACTTAGACAATATTACAGCTAA